From Pseudomonas sp. CCI4.2, one genomic window encodes:
- a CDS encoding RraA family protein: MFDVVSSSTWPTGYLINPNAEPLDPMWLQAFSKIPAAAVSDCLGRNVGGLGLKAFHGNAPMLGSALTVRVRPGDNLMILKAMQMARPGDVLVIDGSADLTRAVFGGIMRAMALKAGIVGVVINGALRDLDEWQTGELPAYAIGGVHRGPSTDGGGEINVPISCAGMLVMPGDLMIGDGDGVVAAARAELPELLERCKDLLAREQATLAAIESGTLDPDRFDAILRSKGCPV; the protein is encoded by the coding sequence ATGTTTGATGTAGTGTCTTCGAGCACATGGCCCACCGGCTATTTGATTAATCCAAACGCTGAACCCCTCGATCCGATGTGGCTTCAAGCTTTTAGCAAAATTCCCGCCGCCGCCGTCAGTGACTGCTTGGGCCGCAACGTAGGCGGCCTGGGACTCAAAGCGTTCCACGGCAATGCGCCGATGCTGGGCAGCGCCTTGACTGTTCGTGTTCGTCCCGGCGACAACTTGATGATCCTCAAAGCCATGCAAATGGCTCGTCCTGGCGACGTATTGGTCATCGACGGCAGTGCCGACCTGACCCGTGCAGTGTTCGGCGGCATCATGCGCGCCATGGCGCTCAAGGCAGGGATCGTCGGCGTGGTCATCAACGGCGCCCTGCGTGACCTGGACGAATGGCAAACCGGCGAGCTTCCGGCCTATGCCATCGGCGGCGTGCATCGGGGTCCGAGCACCGACGGCGGCGGCGAAATCAACGTACCTATTTCCTGCGCAGGCATGCTGGTCATGCCCGGTGATTTGATGATTGGTGACGGCGATGGTGTGGTTGCTGCCGCCCGTGCCGAGTTGCCTGAGTTGCTGGAGCGCTGCAAAGATTTGCTGGCGCGGGAACAAGCGACCTTGGCGGCCATCGAATCAGGCACGCTGGACCCGGATCGTTTTGACGCGATCCTGCGCAGCAAGGGTTGCCCGGTTTAA
- a CDS encoding TldD/PmbA family protein, whose product MFDFSAQLKQRFSALRSPAEFFSLRYVRQTSQHLSVRKNVAEPPYLSTDEGAMLTVRVNGVEAYAATNDLSQRGLQAALEQAEQHARRLAPYALLDLRDQPVSTSRADYLSPHLADVFPSLGDCYQLLSTESSAVPSDKRLVSWQASLGLENVEQIYLNTAGAEIRQAQRYVYPGMSVTAYDGSASQTRSLGRDNFGQQGGAEVISNCGLIGAAAQVADQALQLIMAPNTPSGPRDLLLTPDQMILQIHESIGHPLELDRILGDERNYAGTSFVKTSDFGSLQYGSELLNVTFDPDIPEQLASYSHDDDGTPASKQFLIRDGVLVRPLGGALSQFRSGMEGVANSRACSWNRPPIDRMANLNIEPGDTPLDQLIGNIEHGIMMSTNRSWSIDDARNKFQFGCEWGQLIENGELKGVVKNPNYRAISAHFWRNLAAVGDASTFKVLGTPNCGKGEPNQVVRVGHASPACVFSQVDVFGGDA is encoded by the coding sequence ATGTTCGATTTCTCCGCTCAGCTCAAGCAGCGGTTTAGCGCGCTGCGCAGCCCTGCCGAATTTTTCTCCCTGCGTTACGTCCGACAAACCAGCCAGCACTTATCCGTGCGCAAGAACGTCGCCGAGCCGCCGTACCTGAGTACTGATGAAGGCGCGATGCTGACCGTGCGGGTCAATGGCGTCGAAGCCTATGCTGCGACCAACGATCTCTCGCAACGCGGGCTGCAAGCAGCGCTTGAACAGGCCGAGCAACACGCCCGGCGTTTGGCGCCTTATGCCCTGCTCGACCTGCGCGATCAGCCAGTGTCCACCAGTCGCGCCGATTACCTGTCGCCGCACCTGGCCGATGTTTTTCCATCGCTGGGCGATTGCTACCAACTCCTTTCAACTGAATCGTCAGCGGTGCCCAGCGATAAACGCCTGGTAAGTTGGCAAGCCAGTCTTGGGCTGGAAAACGTCGAGCAAATCTACTTGAACACCGCCGGTGCCGAGATTCGTCAGGCGCAGCGCTATGTTTATCCGGGTATGAGCGTCACGGCGTATGACGGCAGCGCCAGCCAAACCCGAAGCCTGGGCCGCGATAATTTCGGCCAACAAGGCGGCGCGGAGGTCATCAGCAATTGCGGATTGATCGGTGCCGCTGCGCAGGTCGCCGATCAGGCATTGCAACTGATCATGGCGCCAAACACCCCGTCCGGGCCGCGGGACTTGCTGTTGACACCTGACCAGATGATCCTGCAAATCCACGAATCCATTGGTCACCCCCTGGAGCTGGACCGGATTCTCGGTGATGAGCGCAATTACGCTGGCACCAGCTTCGTAAAAACCAGTGACTTTGGCAGTCTGCAATACGGTTCCGAGCTGCTCAATGTGACCTTCGACCCAGACATACCCGAACAGCTGGCGAGTTACAGTCACGACGATGACGGCACCCCCGCCAGCAAACAATTCCTGATCCGCGACGGCGTGTTGGTCCGGCCCTTGGGTGGCGCGCTGTCGCAATTTCGATCCGGCATGGAAGGCGTCGCTAACAGTCGCGCATGCAGCTGGAACCGCCCGCCCATCGACCGCATGGCCAACTTGAACATCGAGCCCGGCGACACGCCCCTCGACCAACTGATCGGCAACATTGAGCACGGCATCATGATGTCGACCAATCGCTCATGGTCCATCGATGACGCACGTAACAAGTTCCAGTTCGGTTGCGAGTGGGGCCAATTGATCGAGAACGGCGAACTCAAAGGCGTGGTGAAGAACCCTAACTACCGGGCGATCTCCGCACATTTCTGGCGCAACCTCGCAGCCGTGGGCGATGCCAGCACCTTCAAGGTCCTGGGCACGCCCAATTGCGGCAAAGGTGAACCCAATCAAGTAGTGCGCGTCGGTCACGCCTCACCCGCCTGCGTGTTCTCGCAGGTTGATGTATTCGGAGGGGACGCTTGA
- a CDS encoding TldD/PmbA family protein, which translates to MEHLTQQQQFAALVDWLRGAIAAPEAFTLGYNAEASEFIRFNHAKVRQAGHVQQAALNVKLINDGRHADLRLTLSGDAEVDQNRLAAALQQLRETLVLLPQDPYLLPNTDDWQISNAQHQPLPDSARVLAQISELAEGLDLVGFYAAGPLYRGFASSWGALGWHQANSFNFDWSLFHANGQAVKASYAGDHWDDQAFAQRFQQAREQLEFLGRPLHALAPGQYRAYLAPAALEEVMGMLCWGGFSADAIASKTSPLQRLYNGDAQLSPLVSLDEQVTGSLSPAFSGEGYPRSDLSLISGGRAHEQLVGSRSAAEYGLTANGAGGGESPSALSMAGGTLALKDILKQLGTGLYISNLWYLNFSDQSAARLTGMTRFATFWVENGEIQAPVNTMRFDDSAYSLLGSALEQLTRERELILSASTYSQRQTASSLLPGALISRLTLTL; encoded by the coding sequence ATGGAACACCTGACTCAGCAACAACAATTTGCCGCGCTGGTGGATTGGCTGCGTGGCGCGATTGCCGCCCCCGAAGCGTTCACCTTGGGCTACAACGCCGAAGCATCGGAATTCATTCGTTTCAACCATGCCAAGGTGCGTCAGGCCGGACATGTGCAACAGGCGGCTTTGAACGTCAAACTGATCAACGATGGCCGTCATGCCGACTTGCGCTTGACGCTGTCAGGGGACGCCGAGGTGGATCAAAATCGCTTGGCGGCGGCCTTGCAACAGTTACGGGAAACCCTGGTGCTGCTGCCGCAAGACCCGTACTTGCTGCCCAACACTGACGATTGGCAGATCAGCAACGCTCAGCATCAGCCACTGCCGGACAGCGCACGAGTGCTGGCGCAAATCAGCGAATTGGCCGAAGGCCTGGACCTGGTGGGATTTTATGCCGCAGGCCCGTTGTACCGGGGTTTCGCCAGTTCCTGGGGCGCGCTGGGTTGGCATCAGGCGAACAGTTTCAACTTCGACTGGAGCCTGTTTCACGCCAACGGTCAGGCAGTCAAAGCGAGCTATGCCGGGGATCACTGGGACGACCAGGCGTTCGCTCAGCGCTTTCAGCAAGCCCGGGAACAACTCGAGTTTCTCGGTCGCCCCTTGCACGCCTTGGCGCCCGGTCAATACCGCGCGTACCTGGCCCCCGCCGCACTTGAAGAAGTGATGGGCATGCTCTGCTGGGGCGGCTTTTCCGCCGACGCCATCGCCAGTAAAACCAGCCCGCTACAGCGGCTGTACAACGGCGACGCACAGCTCAGCCCATTGGTGAGCCTGGATGAACAGGTCACCGGCTCGTTGTCGCCTGCGTTCTCCGGCGAAGGCTATCCGCGCAGTGACTTGTCGCTAATCAGCGGCGGCCGCGCCCACGAACAACTGGTCGGTTCGCGCAGCGCGGCGGAATATGGCCTGACCGCTAACGGTGCGGGCGGCGGCGAATCACCCAGCGCCCTCAGCATGGCTGGCGGAACCCTGGCGCTGAAAGACATTCTCAAGCAACTGGGCACCGGGCTGTACATCAGCAACCTGTGGTACTTGAACTTCTCGGATCAATCCGCCGCACGCTTGACCGGCATGACCCGTTTTGCCACGTTCTGGGTCGAAAACGGCGAAATACAGGCGCCGGTCAATACCATGCGTTTCGACGACAGCGCCTACAGCCTGCTAGGCAGCGCACTCGAACAATTGACCCGCGAAAGGGAACTGATTCTGTCCGCCAGCACCTATAGTCAACGTCAAACCGCTTCAAGCCTGCTGCCAGGCGCGTTGATCAGTCGCTTGACCCTCACGCTCTAA
- the mdtD gene encoding multidrug transporter subunit MdtD, whose translation MPTSTPILDARTLRWLPWVVAIAFFMQSLDGTILNTALPAMARSLNEDPLRMQSVVIAYMLTVALLIPASGWIADRFGIKRIFFGAILLFSLGSLLCALSSSLGMLVAARVVQGLGGALMVPIGRLIVLRAYPRSELVRIMSFITVPGLLGPLMGPTVGGWMVEYLSWHWIFLINIPVGLIGCYAINALVPNLPGGGRTRFDGVGFLLFGASMVLITIALEGLGELHLPHMRVVLLLFGGMACLAAYWLRAGNISYPLFAPALFSTRSFAVGIFGNLFSRLGSGALPFLVPLLLQVALGYSPSQAGMSMIPLAVAAMISKSLARPLIERLGFRIVLTGNTFLLGLLLASLGLVDAQTPYWLLLIHLGFMGAVNSLQFSAMNAVTLIDLDDSSAASGNSLLSVVAQLSLSLGVACAAALLGGFTDDITGGAVSGLLGAFQKTFLSVGVLSMLAAGIFLQLPPQGGRSVPRQEPEIHD comes from the coding sequence ATGCCAACCAGCACACCGATTCTGGATGCCCGAACCCTGCGCTGGTTGCCATGGGTCGTCGCCATCGCGTTTTTCATGCAGAGTCTCGACGGTACGATTCTCAATACCGCCCTGCCGGCCATGGCCCGTTCGCTCAATGAAGACCCCTTGCGCATGCAGTCGGTGGTCATTGCTTACATGCTCACCGTGGCACTGTTGATTCCGGCCTCGGGCTGGATCGCCGACCGGTTTGGCATCAAGCGGATTTTCTTTGGCGCGATCCTGCTGTTCAGCCTCGGCTCACTGCTGTGTGCGCTGTCCAGTTCGTTAGGCATGCTGGTCGCGGCGCGGGTGGTTCAAGGCTTGGGCGGCGCACTGATGGTGCCCATCGGGCGCTTGATCGTGTTGCGGGCCTACCCGCGATCAGAGCTGGTGCGGATCATGAGTTTCATCACCGTGCCCGGCTTGCTTGGCCCGCTGATGGGCCCGACCGTGGGTGGCTGGATGGTTGAGTACCTGAGTTGGCACTGGATCTTTCTGATCAATATCCCGGTGGGCCTGATCGGTTGCTACGCGATCAACGCACTGGTGCCCAATTTGCCGGGCGGCGGTCGCACGCGTTTTGATGGGGTTGGTTTTCTATTGTTCGGCGCCTCAATGGTCCTGATTACTATCGCGCTTGAAGGCTTGGGCGAATTGCACCTGCCGCATATGCGCGTGGTGCTGCTGTTGTTTGGCGGGATGGCGTGTCTGGCGGCGTATTGGTTGCGGGCCGGCAATATCAGCTATCCCTTGTTCGCCCCCGCGCTGTTCAGTACTCGGTCGTTTGCCGTGGGTATTTTCGGCAATTTGTTCTCGCGCCTGGGCAGCGGCGCCCTGCCGTTTCTGGTGCCGCTGTTGTTGCAAGTGGCGCTGGGCTATTCGCCGTCCCAAGCGGGGATGAGCATGATCCCGCTGGCGGTTGCCGCGATGATTTCCAAATCATTGGCGCGGCCACTCATTGAGCGCCTGGGTTTTCGCATCGTACTTACCGGCAATACATTTTTGCTGGGCTTGCTGCTGGCGAGTCTGGGTCTGGTCGATGCACAAACCCCGTATTGGTTGCTGCTGATCCACCTCGGCTTTATGGGCGCGGTGAACTCGCTGCAATTCTCCGCCATGAACGCCGTGACCCTGATTGACCTTGACGATTCCAGTGCCGCCAGCGGTAACAGCCTGCTGTCGGTGGTGGCGCAATTGTCCTTGAGCCTGGGCGTGGCCTGTGCGGCAGCCTTGCTCGGCGGTTTTACAGACGACATAACCGGCGGTGCAGTGAGCGGCTTATTGGGGGCGTTCCAAAAGACGTTCCTTAGCGTTGGGGTGCTGTCGATGCTGGCTGCGGGGATTTTTCTACAGCTCCCCCCTCAAGGCGGACGAAGTGTTCCTCGTCAGGAACCCGAGATCCACGACTAG
- the dbpA gene encoding ATP-dependent RNA helicase DbpA produces the protein MTSTAFNSLPLSAPMLANLESLGYAEMTPIQAQSLPVILKGMDLIAQAKTGSGKTAAFGIGLLNPINPRFFGCQALVLCPTRELADQVAKEIRRLARSEDNIKVLTLCGGVSFGPQIGSLEHGAHIIVGTPGRIQQHLRKGSLVLDGLNTLILDEADRMLDMGFYDAIENIIDQTPKKRQTLLFSATYPAGIKQLSSKFMKDPQTVKVEALHADSQIEQHFYEITPEDRLNAVVKVLGHFRPQSCVAFCFTKQQCQEVVDHLTAKGISAVGLHGDLEQRDRDQVLAMFSNRSTSVLVATDVAARGLDIDALDMVLNVELARDSEMHIHRVGRTGRAGEKGLAISLVAPSEAHRARAIEDVQKAPLKWEQLDDLKSKGGAPLQPTMTTLVIGAGRKDKVRPGDILGALTGDAGIPGTQVGKIAIFDFQAYVAVESVVAMQALERLNNGKIKGRSLRVRIL, from the coding sequence GTGACTAGCACCGCTTTTAACTCACTGCCTCTTTCCGCCCCCATGTTGGCTAACCTGGAGTCCCTTGGTTACGCCGAGATGACGCCGATTCAGGCGCAGAGCCTGCCGGTGATTCTCAAGGGGATGGACCTGATTGCTCAGGCCAAGACCGGCAGTGGCAAAACCGCCGCGTTCGGCATCGGCTTGCTCAACCCGATCAACCCGCGCTTCTTCGGTTGCCAGGCGTTGGTGCTGTGTCCGACCCGTGAATTGGCTGACCAAGTGGCCAAAGAAATTCGTCGCCTGGCGCGTTCGGAAGACAACATCAAGGTCCTGACCTTGTGCGGCGGCGTCTCCTTCGGGCCGCAAATCGGCTCATTGGAGCACGGCGCGCACATCATCGTCGGCACGCCAGGGCGTATTCAGCAGCACTTGCGCAAAGGCTCGCTGGTATTGGACGGCCTGAACACGCTGATCCTCGACGAAGCTGACCGCATGCTCGACATGGGTTTCTACGACGCCATCGAAAACATCATTGATCAGACGCCGAAAAAGCGTCAGACCTTGCTGTTCTCGGCGACCTACCCGGCCGGCATCAAGCAACTGTCTTCGAAGTTCATGAAGGACCCGCAAACGGTCAAGGTTGAGGCGCTGCATGCCGACAGCCAGATCGAGCAGCACTTCTATGAAATCACCCCGGAAGACCGTCTCAACGCTGTGGTTAAAGTGCTTGGGCATTTCCGTCCACAGTCCTGCGTTGCGTTCTGCTTCACCAAGCAGCAGTGCCAAGAAGTGGTCGACCACCTGACCGCCAAAGGCATTTCCGCAGTCGGCCTGCACGGCGATCTGGAACAGCGTGACCGTGACCAAGTGCTGGCGATGTTCTCCAACCGCAGCACCTCGGTATTGGTTGCCACCGACGTCGCTGCTCGTGGTCTGGACATCGATGCGCTGGACATGGTGCTCAACGTTGAGCTGGCCCGTGATTCGGAAATGCACATCCACCGTGTAGGCCGTACCGGTCGCGCTGGTGAGAAAGGTCTGGCCATCAGCCTGGTTGCTCCGTCTGAAGCGCACCGCGCCCGAGCCATCGAAGACGTGCAGAAAGCCCCGCTGAAGTGGGAACAGCTGGACGATTTGAAAAGCAAAGGCGGCGCACCGCTGCAACCGACCATGACCACGCTGGTGATCGGCGCAGGCCGTAAAGACAAGGTTCGCCCTGGCGATATTCTTGGCGCCTTGACCGGTGATGCCGGCATTCCAGGCACCCAGGTTGGCAAAATCGCCATTTTCGATTTCCAGGCCTATGTCGCCGTCGAAAGCGTCGTGGCCATGCAAGCGCTGGAGCGTTTGAACAACGGCAAAATCAAAGGCCGCTCGTTGCGGGTTCGGATTTTGTAA
- a CDS encoding NAD(P)/FAD-dependent oxidoreductase → MPVTDVVIIGAGAAGLMCALTAANRGRTVMLIDHANKAGKKILMSGGGRCNFTNMYTEPGNFLSQNPHFCKSALARYTQWDFIALVAKHGVPYHEKKLGQLFCDNKSSDILELLLNECEQAGVSLHLDTSVQNIEKTDDGYSLGTTMGTLNCQSLVIATGGLSIPTLGATGFGYQVGKQFGHTLLPTRAGLVPFTITDQLKELCTELSGTSVDCLVSCNDMSFRENILFTHRGLSGPAILQISSFWHPGEAVEINLLPDHDALEWLVQQQAERPNSELKTLLGELFTKKMANLIAEHWFVSKPMKQYTPSELNEIAEKLASWQVVPAGTEGYRTAEVTLGGIDTREVSSKTMESLKSPGLYFIGEVLDVSGHLGGFNFQWAWASAYAAAQFV, encoded by the coding sequence TTGCCCGTTACTGACGTTGTGATCATCGGCGCTGGCGCCGCAGGTTTGATGTGCGCCCTCACGGCGGCCAATCGCGGCCGTACGGTGATGCTGATTGATCACGCGAACAAAGCCGGCAAAAAAATCCTCATGTCCGGCGGTGGACGTTGCAACTTCACCAACATGTACACCGAACCCGGAAATTTCCTTTCGCAAAACCCGCACTTCTGCAAATCGGCACTGGCGCGTTATACCCAGTGGGATTTCATTGCGCTGGTCGCCAAGCACGGCGTGCCGTACCACGAGAAGAAACTCGGCCAGTTGTTTTGCGATAACAAATCCAGCGACATCCTTGAGCTGCTGCTTAACGAATGCGAACAAGCCGGTGTCAGCCTGCATCTGGACACATCGGTACAAAACATCGAAAAGACCGACGACGGCTACAGCCTCGGCACGACAATGGGCACGTTAAATTGCCAATCGCTGGTCATCGCCACCGGCGGACTTTCGATCCCGACCCTGGGCGCGACCGGTTTTGGTTATCAAGTCGGCAAACAGTTCGGTCATACCCTGCTGCCGACCCGCGCCGGACTGGTGCCGTTTACCATCACCGACCAGCTTAAAGAACTGTGTACCGAACTGTCCGGTACTTCGGTGGATTGCCTGGTCAGCTGTAACGACATGAGCTTTCGCGAAAACATCTTGTTCACTCACCGGGGTCTGAGCGGGCCGGCGATTCTGCAGATATCTTCGTTCTGGCACCCCGGCGAAGCCGTCGAAATCAACCTGCTGCCGGACCACGATGCGCTTGAATGGTTAGTGCAACAACAAGCCGAACGGCCTAACAGCGAACTGAAAACCCTGCTGGGTGAACTCTTCACCAAGAAGATGGCCAACCTGATTGCCGAGCATTGGTTCGTTTCCAAACCGATGAAGCAATACACGCCGAGCGAACTCAATGAGATCGCTGAAAAACTCGCCAGCTGGCAGGTGGTGCCTGCGGGCACCGAAGGCTATCGCACGGCGGAAGTCACCCTCGGCGGCATCGACACCAGGGAGGTGTCGTCCAAGACCATGGAGTCGCTGAAATCACCGGGGCTGTATTTCATCGGTGAAGTGCTGGACGTCAGCGGCCATCTAGGCGGCTTCAACTTCCAATGGGCCTGGGCCTCGGCGTACGCGGCTGCGCAGTTTGTCTGA